One region of Mangifera indica cultivar Alphonso chromosome 3, CATAS_Mindica_2.1, whole genome shotgun sequence genomic DNA includes:
- the LOC123211055 gene encoding probable disease resistance protein At5g63020 isoform X1 — MGNIFSVSISGDAIFFRCLNCTSRKVAYISELEDNLDALQTELQKLQEARNDLLRKIELVEKNGKKRTDQVQGWLSRVRDVEAEAGGLLEIRSQEIEKLCFGGYCSKNCKSSFKFGKLVANKLKLVATLKDEGVFEVVAENIPETVAVERPSEPTVVGMQLIVDTVWRCIEVEEEQVGIIGLYGMGGVGKTTLLTKINNKFLEISNNFDIVIWVLVSRDLQVEKIQERIGQKIGLDGESWKNKSVDEKASDIFKILRKKKFVVLLDDLWDRVDLIKVGIPLPSVEVGCKIVFTTRFLDVCGLMEANRKFKVECLREAEAWELFEGKVGRETLDSHPGILELAKVVAKECGGLPLALITIGRAMSYKKTPEEWKYAIQVLRRASSKFPGMEKEVYPLLKFSYDCLPNDKIRSCLLYCSLFPEDFSIIKTKLIDYWFCENFLDVYDPSEVYSHGYYIIGVLVHAGLLEEVEERGDYFVKMHDVIRNMTLWIACEMKEEQQKFLVQVRVGLTKAPTVNEWEELKRISLMENKIEDLSVTPTCPDLLTLFLNSNNIQMISSSFFQFMPSLKVLNLSYNKFLIQLPSGISNLVSLQHLDLSWSSIIELPVELKALVKLKCLSLEYTYMLCKIPSRLISHFSELHILRMIGCGYNQKVGEDSVLFGGGEKLVEELLGLESLNVLSITLKSGHALQTFLSSNKFRNSTYALTLRHLDGSKMLNVLSLADLKHLRRLEIEDCEDLEELKMEHLKVLQKTREPYNFCSLNRVQIVWCSRIRDLTWLVLVPNLKYLFVSHCYELEEIISNRNFGEEFLEMIDLFAKLHFINIRHLPNLKSIYWKALPFPHLNLFYVIECPKLKKIPLDSDSAKGQKIVISGNENWWKGLEWESEAAQNAFLPCFQSR; from the coding sequence ATGGGTAACATTTTCTCAGTCTCAATCTCTGGCGACGCCATTTTCTTTCGCTGTCTAAACTGTACTTCAAGAAAAGTCGCATATATAAGTGAGCTCGAAGATAATCTTGATGCCTTACAGACTGAATTGCAGAAACTGCAGGAAGCAAGGAACGATTTGTTGAGGAAGATTGAGCTTGTggaaaaaaatggaaagaaacgGACCGACCAAGTGCAAGGCTGGCTTTCTAGGGTGCGAGATGTGGAAGCTGAAGCTGGTGGACTACTAGAAATTAGATCTCAAGAAATCGAGAAATTATGTTTTGGAGGCTACTGTTCAAAGAATTGCAAGTCAAGCTTCAAGTTTGGGAAGTTAGTGGCTAATAAGCTGAAACTAGTTGCTACTTTAAAGGATGAAGGAGTTTTCGAAGTGGTGGCGGAGAATATCCCAGAAACAGTGGCGGTAGAAAGGCCTAGTGAACCTACAGTAGTGGGTATGCAATTAATAGTTGATACAGTCTGGAGATGTATTGAGGTTGAGGAAGAACAAGTGGGAATTATTGGTCTCTATGGGATGGGGGGAGTGGGAAAAACTACCCTCTTAaccaaaattaacaataaatttcttgaaatttcaaacaattttgacattgtGATTTGGGTGTTGGTGTCTAGAGATTTGCAAGTTGAGAAGATTCAAGAAAGGATTGGGCAAAAGATAGGCTTAGATGGAGAGTCATGGAAGAACAAAAGTGTTGATGAGAAAGCATCggatatttttaagattttgcgCAAAAAGAAGTTTGTTGTGTTATTAGATGATCTATGGGACAGAGTTGATTTGATCAAAGTGGGTATCCCTCTTCCTAGCGTAGAAGTCGGATGTAAGATAGTCTTTACAACTCGTTTTCTTGATGTTTGTGGTCTCATGGAAGCTAACAGGAAGTTTAAAGTGGAATGTTTAAGAGAAGCGGAAGCTTGGGAATTGTTTGAAGGAAAAGTTGGGAGAGAAACTCTTGATAGTCATCCTGGTATTTTGGAGTTGGCTAAAGTTGTAGCCAAAGAATGTGGCGGTCTACCCCTTGCACTCATTACAATTGGTAGAGCCATGTCTTACAAGAAGACACCTGAAGAATGGAAATATGCAATTCAAGTGTTAAGGAGAGCCTCGTCTAAATTTCCAGGTATGGAGAAAGAGGTGTATCCCCTTCTAAAGTTTAGTTATGATTGTTTACCTAATGACAAAATCAGATCATGTCTTTTATATTGTAGTTTATTTCCAGAGGACTTCagtattattaaaacaaaattgattgattattgGTTTTGTGAGAACTTTTTGGATGTATATGATCCAAGTGAAGTATATAGCCATGGATACTACATTATTGGTGTCCTTGTTCATGCTGGTTTATTGGAAGAAGTAGAAGAGAGAGGagattattttgtaaaaatgcATGATGTGATCCGCAACATGACTTTGTGGATAGCATGTGAAATGAAGGAGGAGCAGCAGAAATTTTTAGTTCAGGTGCGTGTCGGATTAACTAAAGCGCCGACGGTCAATGAATGGGAAGAGCTAAAGAGGATATCCTTGATGGAAAACAAAATTGAGGATTTATCAGTGACACCCACATGCCCTGATCTCTTGACTTTGTTTCTTAATAGTAATAACATACAGATGATTAGTAGTAGCTTTTTTCAATTCATGCCATCCCTCAAAGTCTTAAAcctatcatataataaatttttaatacaactACCATCTGGGATTTCAAATTTGGTTTCACTGCAACATCTTGATCTATCATGGTCCTCAATTATAGAGTTACCAGTGGAGTTAAAAGCCTTAGTAAAGCTTAAATGTTTAAGCCTGGAGTATACATACATGCTCTGTAAAATCCCAAGTCGACTTATATCCCATTTTTCAGAATTACATATACTGAGAATGATTGGTTGTGGTTATAATCAAAAAGTGGGAGAAGATAGTGTTTTGTTTGGTGGTGGAGAAAAATTGGTGGAGGAATTGCTTGGTTTGGAATCTTTAAATGTGCTGAGTATCACCTTAAAAAGTGGCCATGCACTCCAAACATTTCTGAGCTCCAACAAGTTTCGGAATTCTACTTATGCTCTAACACTTCGACACCTTGACGGTTCTAAGATGCTCAATGTTTTATCTTTGGCAGATCTCAAGCATCTTCGTAGACTAGAAATTGAAGATTGTGAAGATTTGGAAGAGTTGAAGATGGAGCATTTAAAGGTACTACAAAAAACAAGAGAACCTTACAATTTCTGCAGCCTTAACAGAGTTCAAATAGTTTGGTGCTCTAGAATAAGAGACTTGACATGGCTTGTTTTGGTTCCAAATCTCAAGTATCTTTTTGTGTCTCATTGCTATGAGCTGGAAGAAATTATAAGCAATAGAAATTTTGGCGAAGAATTTCTAGAAATGATCGACCTTTTTGCAAAACTTCACTTTATAAACATACGACATCTACCAAATTTGAAGAGCATCTACTGGAAGGCCTTGCCCTTTCCACATCTGAATCtattttatgtaattgaatgCCCCAAGCTTAAGAAGATTCCACTTGATTCCGACAGTGCAAAGGGACAGAAAATTGTTATTAGTGGGAATGAAAACTGGTGGAAAGGACTCGAATGGGAGAGTGAAGCTGCTCAAAATGCTTTTCTTCCTTGTTTCCAATCTCGCTAA
- the LOC123211055 gene encoding putative disease resistance protein At4g10780 isoform X2 has translation MGNIFSVSISGDAIFFRCLNCTSRKVAYISELEDNLDALQTELQKLQEARNDLLRKIELVEKNGKKRTDQVQGWLSRVRDVEAEAGGLLEIRSQEIEKLCFGGYCSKNCKSSFKFGKLVANKLKLVATLKDEGVFEVVAENIPETVAVERPSEPTVVGMQLIVDTVWRCIEVEEEQVGIIGLYGMGGVGKTTLLTKINNKFLEISNNFDIVIWVLVSRDLQVEKIQERIGQKIGLDGESWKNKSVDEKASDIFKILRKKKFVVLLDDLWDRVDLIKVGIPLPSVEVGCKIVFTTRFLDVCGLMEANRKFKVECLREAEAWELFEGKVGRETLDSHPGILELAKVVAKECGGLPLALITIGRAMSYKKTPEEWKYAIQVLRRASSKFPDLKHLRRLEIEDCEDLEELKMEHLKVLQKTREPYNFCSLNRVQIVWCSRIRDLTWLVLVPNLKYLFVSHCYELEEIISNRNFGEEFLEMIDLFAKLHFINIRHLPNLKSIYWKALPFPHLNLFYVIECPKLKKIPLDSDSAKGQKIVISGNENWWKGLEWESEAAQNAFLPCFQSR, from the exons ATGGGTAACATTTTCTCAGTCTCAATCTCTGGCGACGCCATTTTCTTTCGCTGTCTAAACTGTACTTCAAGAAAAGTCGCATATATAAGTGAGCTCGAAGATAATCTTGATGCCTTACAGACTGAATTGCAGAAACTGCAGGAAGCAAGGAACGATTTGTTGAGGAAGATTGAGCTTGTggaaaaaaatggaaagaaacgGACCGACCAAGTGCAAGGCTGGCTTTCTAGGGTGCGAGATGTGGAAGCTGAAGCTGGTGGACTACTAGAAATTAGATCTCAAGAAATCGAGAAATTATGTTTTGGAGGCTACTGTTCAAAGAATTGCAAGTCAAGCTTCAAGTTTGGGAAGTTAGTGGCTAATAAGCTGAAACTAGTTGCTACTTTAAAGGATGAAGGAGTTTTCGAAGTGGTGGCGGAGAATATCCCAGAAACAGTGGCGGTAGAAAGGCCTAGTGAACCTACAGTAGTGGGTATGCAATTAATAGTTGATACAGTCTGGAGATGTATTGAGGTTGAGGAAGAACAAGTGGGAATTATTGGTCTCTATGGGATGGGGGGAGTGGGAAAAACTACCCTCTTAaccaaaattaacaataaatttcttgaaatttcaaacaattttgacattgtGATTTGGGTGTTGGTGTCTAGAGATTTGCAAGTTGAGAAGATTCAAGAAAGGATTGGGCAAAAGATAGGCTTAGATGGAGAGTCATGGAAGAACAAAAGTGTTGATGAGAAAGCATCggatatttttaagattttgcgCAAAAAGAAGTTTGTTGTGTTATTAGATGATCTATGGGACAGAGTTGATTTGATCAAAGTGGGTATCCCTCTTCCTAGCGTAGAAGTCGGATGTAAGATAGTCTTTACAACTCGTTTTCTTGATGTTTGTGGTCTCATGGAAGCTAACAGGAAGTTTAAAGTGGAATGTTTAAGAGAAGCGGAAGCTTGGGAATTGTTTGAAGGAAAAGTTGGGAGAGAAACTCTTGATAGTCATCCTGGTATTTTGGAGTTGGCTAAAGTTGTAGCCAAAGAATGTGGCGGTCTACCCCTTGCACTCATTACAATTGGTAGAGCCATGTCTTACAAGAAGACACCTGAAGAATGGAAATATGCAATTCAAGTGTTAAGGAGAGCCTCGTCTAAATTTCCAG ATCTCAAGCATCTTCGTAGACTAGAAATTGAAGATTGTGAAGATTTGGAAGAGTTGAAGATGGAGCATTTAAAGGTACTACAAAAAACAAGAGAACCTTACAATTTCTGCAGCCTTAACAGAGTTCAAATAGTTTGGTGCTCTAGAATAAGAGACTTGACATGGCTTGTTTTGGTTCCAAATCTCAAGTATCTTTTTGTGTCTCATTGCTATGAGCTGGAAGAAATTATAAGCAATAGAAATTTTGGCGAAGAATTTCTAGAAATGATCGACCTTTTTGCAAAACTTCACTTTATAAACATACGACATCTACCAAATTTGAAGAGCATCTACTGGAAGGCCTTGCCCTTTCCACATCTGAATCtattttatgtaattgaatgCCCCAAGCTTAAGAAGATTCCACTTGATTCCGACAGTGCAAAGGGACAGAAAATTGTTATTAGTGGGAATGAAAACTGGTGGAAAGGACTCGAATGGGAGAGTGAAGCTGCTCAAAATGCTTTTCTTCCTTGTTTCCAATCTCGCTAA
- the LOC123211057 gene encoding probable disease resistance protein At5g63020 — MGNCFSVSISCDAILSRCLDCTLREVRYVSELEDNLDALQTELQKLKEKRDDLLRRIELAERNGKKRTDQVRGWLSRVRDVEAEVGGLLETRSQEIEKLCFGGYCSKNCKSSFEFGKIVAKKLKLVANLKVEGDFEVVAENVLESVAEERPCEPTIVGLQLIFDQVWRCIEEERVGIIGVHGMGGVGKTTLLTQINNKCRDIYEIVIWVVVSRDLQVEKIQERIGKKIGIDGESWKNKSVDEKASDIFKILRKKKFVVLLDDLWDRVDLIKVGIPLPSVEVGCKIVFTTRLLDVCGLMEAKRKFEVKCLGEEEAWELFEEKVGRETLDSDPGILELAKLVAKECGGLPLALITIGRAMSYKKTPEEWKYATQVLRRASSKFPGMEKEVYPLLKFSYDCLPNDTIRSCLLYCSLFPEDFIIMKTKLIDYWFCENFLDIYDPSEVHSHGYDIIGVLVRAGLLEEVEESKDYFVKMHDVIRDMALWIACEIKEEQQKFLVQVGVGLTKAPKFNEWEELKRISLMENKIEELSVTPTCPDLLTLFLNDNELRMIGSSFFQFMPSLKVLNLSNNHSLKQLPSGISNLVSLQHLDLSSSGIIELPMELKALVKLKCLSLENTHSLRTIPRQLISHFLELHILRMIGCGSVQQVGENSVLSGGGEKLVEELLGLESLNVLSITLKSGHALQIFLSSNKFQNSTHGLTLGRLDDSKMLNVLSLADLRHLRRLEIENCEDLEELKMEHLKVVQKPREPYNFFSLSSVQIYLCSRIRDLTWLVFVPNLQYLSVVDCDELEEIISVRKLGEEFPELMENLNLFAKLHFLWIRHLPNLKSIYWKALPLPHLNQFHVDRCPKLKKLPLDSNSAKGQKIIITGGENWWEGLEWESEAAQNAFLPCFQSY, encoded by the coding sequence ATGGGTAACTGTTTCTCAGTCTCAATCTCTTGTGACGCCATTCTCTCTCGCTGTCTGGACTGTACTTTAAGAGAAGTCCGATACGTAAGTGAGCTCGAAGATAATCTTGATGCCTTGCAGACTGAATTGCAGAAACTGAAGGAAAAAAGGGACGATTTGTTGAGGAGGATTGAGCTTGCGGAAAGAAATGGAAAGAAACGGACGGACCAAGTGCGAGGCTGGCTTTCTAGGGTGCGAGATGTGGAAGCTGAAGTTGGTGGACTACTAGAAACTAGATCTCAAGAAATCGAGAAATTATGTTTTGGAGGCTACTGTTCAAAGAATTGCAAGTCAAGCTTCGAGTTTGGGAAGATAGTGGCTAAGAAGCTGAAACTGGTTGCTAATTTAAAGGTTGAAGGAGATTTCGAAGTGGTGGCGGAGAATGTCCTAGAATCAGTGGCGGAGGAAAGGCCTTGTGAACCTACAATAGTGGGTTTGCAATTAATTTTTGATCAAGTTTGGAGATGTATTGAGGAAGAAAGAGTGGGAATTATTGGTGTCCATGGAATGGGGGGAGTTGGAAAAACTACCCTCTTAACCCAAATTAACAATAAGTGTCGTGACATTTATGAAATTGTGATTTGGGTAGTGGTGTCTAGAGATTTGCAAGTTGAGAAGATTCAAGAAAGGATTGGGAAAAAGATAGGCATAGATGGAGAGTCATGGAAGAACAAAAGTGTTGATGAGAAAGCATCGGacatttttaagattttgcGCAAAAAGAAGTTTGTTGTATTATTAGATGATCTATGGGACAGGGTTGATTTGATCAAAGTGGGTATCCCTCTTCCTAGCGTAGAAGTTGGATGTAAAATAGTCTTTACTACTCGTCTTCTTGATGTTTGTGGCCTCATGGAAGCTAAGAGGAAGTTTGAAGTGAAATGTTTAGGAGAAGAGGAAGCTTGGGAACTGTTTGAAGAAAAAGTTGGGAGAGAAACTCTTGATAGTGATCCTGGTATTTTGGAGTTGGCTAAACTTGTAGCCAAAGAATGTGGCGGTCTACCGCTTGCACTCATTACAATTGGTAGAGCCATGTCTTACAAAAAGACACCTGAAGAATGGAAATATGCAACTCAAGTGTTAAGGAGAGCCTCCTCTAAATTTCCAGGTATGGAGAAAGAGGTGTATCCCCTTCTGAAGTTTAGTTATGATTGTTTGCCTAATGACACAATCAGATCATGTCTTTTATATTGTAGTTTATTTCCAGAGgactttataattatgaaaacaaaattgattgattattgGTTTTGTGAGAACTTTTTGGATATATATGATCCAAGTGAAGTGCATAGCCATGGGTACGACATTATTGGTGTTCTTGTTCGTGCGGGTTTATTGGAAGAAGTAGAAGAGAGCAAagattattttgtaaaaatgcATGATGTGATCCGTGACATGGCTTTGTGGATAGCATGTGAAATTAAGGAGGAGCAGCAGAAATTTTTAGTTCAGGTGGGTGTTGGATTAACTAAAGCGCCAAAGTTCAATGAATGGGAAGAGCTAAAGAGGATATCCTTGATggaaaacaaaattgaagaattatCAGTGACACCCACATGTCCTGATCTCTTGACTTTGTTTCTTAATGACAATGAGCTACGGATGATTGGTAGTAGCTTTTTTCAATTCATGCCTTCCCTCAAAGTCTTAAACCTATCAAATAATCATTCTTTAAAACAATTGCCATCTGGGATTTCAAATTTGGTTTCACTGCAACATCTTGATCTATCAAGTTCCGGAATAATAGAGTTACCAATGGAATTAAAAGCCTTAGTAAAGCTTAAATGTTTAAGCCTGGAGAATACACACAGCCTACGAACAATTCCAAGACAACTGATATCCCATTTTTTAGAATTACATATACTGAGAATGATTGGCTGCGGTTCTGTTCAACAAGTGGGAGAAAATAGTGTTTTGTCCGGTGGTGGAGAAAAATTGGTGGAGGAATTGCTTGGTTTGGAATCTTTAAATGTGCTGAGTATCACCTTAAAGAGTGGTCATGCACTCCAAATATTTCTGAGCTCCAACAAGTTTCAGAATTCTACTCATGGTCTAACGCTTGGACGCCTTGACGATTCTAAGATGCTCAATGTTTTGTCTTTAGCAGATCTGAGGCATCTTCGGAGACtagaaattgaaaattgtgAAGATTTGGAAGAGTTGAAGATGGAGCATCTAAAGGTTGTACAAAAACCAAGAGAACCTTACAATTTCTTCAGCCTTAGCAGTGTTCAAATATATCTTTGCTCTAGAATAAGAGACTTGACATGGCTTGTTTTTGTGCCAAATCTCCAGTATCTTTCTGTGGTTGATTGTGATGAGCTGGAAGAAATTATCAGCGTTAGAAAATTAGGTGAAGAATTTCCAGAACTGATGGAAAATCTAAACCTTTTTGCAAAGCTTCACTTTTTATGGATAAGGCATCTACCAAATTTGAAGAGCATTTATTGGAAGGCCTTGCCTTTACCACATCTGAATCAATTTCATGTAGATAGATGCCCCAAGCTTAAGAAGCTTCCACTTGATTCGAACAGTGCAAAGGGACAGAAAATCATTATAACTGGAGGAGAAAACTGGTGGGAAGGACTCGAATGGGAGAGTGAAGCTGCTCAAAATGCTTTTCTTCCTTGTTTCCAATCTTATTAA
- the LOC123211058 gene encoding probable disease resistance protein At5g63020, which translates to MGNCFSVSISGDAILSRCLECTLRKVRYVSELEDNLDALQTELQKLKEKRDDLLRRIELAERNGKKRTDQVRGWLSRVRDVEAEVGGLLETRSQEIEKLCFGGYCSKNCKSSFKCGKIVAKKLKLVANLKVEGDFEVVAENVLESVAEERPCEPTIVGLQLIFDQVWRCVEEETVGIIGLHGMGGVGKTTLLTQINNKCRDIYEIVIWVVVSRDLQVEKIQETIGKKIGLDGESWKNKSVDEKASDIFKILRKKKFVVLLDDLWERVDLIKVGIPLPSVEVGGKIVFTTRSLDVCGLMEANGKFKVECLIEEEAWKLFEGKVGRETLDSDPGILELAKLVAKECGGLPLALITIGRAMSYKKTPEEWKYAIQVLRRASSKFPGMQKEVYPLLKFSYDCLPTDTIRSCLLYCSLFPEDFRIMKTDLIDYWFCENFLDIYDPSEVQNHGYGIIGVLVRAGLLEEIEERGVYFVKMHDVIRDMALWIACEIKEEQQKFLVQVGVGLTKAPKVNEWEELKRISLMENKIEELSVTPTCPDLLTLFLNNNELRMISGSFFQFMPSLKVLNLSNNHSLKQLPSGISNLVSLQHLDLSRSGIIELPMELKALVKLKCLSLENTQSLRKIPRQLISHFLELHILRMTGCGSDQEVGEDSVLSGGGEKLVEELLGLESLNVLSITLKSGHALQTFLSSNKFQNSTHGLTLGRLDDSKMLNVLALADLKHLQKLDIKKCEDLEELKMEHLMVGQKTREPYNFFSLSIVTIAACSRIRDLTWLVFVPNLKQLFVMACNKLEEIISDRKLGEEFPELMENLNLFAKLHFLWIFHLPNLKSIYWKALPLPNLSNFHVLDCPNLRKLPLDSNSAKGQKIIITGGGNWWEGLEWESEAAQNAFLPCFQSY; encoded by the coding sequence ATGGGTAACTGTTTCTCAGTCTCAATCTCTGGTGACGCCATTCTCTCTCGCTGTCTGGAGTGTACTTTAAGAAAAGTCCGATACGTAAGTGAACTTGAAGATAATCTTGATGCCTTGCAGACTGAACTGCAGAAACTGAAGGAAAAAAGGGACGATTTGTTGAGGAGGATTGAGCTTGCGGAAAGAAATGGAAAGAAACGGACGGACCAAGTGCGAGGCTGGCTTTCTAGGGTGCGAGATGTGGAAGCTGAAGTTGGTGGACTACTAGAGACTAGATCTCAAGAAATCGAGAAATTATGTTTTGGAGGCTATTGTTCAAAGAATTGCAAGTCAAGCTTCAAGTGTGGGAAGATAGTGGCTAAGAAGCTGAAACTGGTTGCTAATTTAAAGGTTGAAGGAGATTTCGAAGTGGTGGCGGAGAATGTCCTAGAATCAGTGGCGGAGGAAAGGCCTTGTGAACCTACAATAGTGGGTTTGCAATTAATTTTTGATCAAGTTTGGAGATGTGTTGAGGAAGAAACAGTGGGAATTATTGGTCTCCATGGAATGGGGGGAGTTGGAAAAACTACCCTCTTAACCCAAATTAACAATAAGTGTCGTGACATTTATGAAATTGTGATTTGGGTAGTGGTGTCTAGAGATTTGCAAGTTGAGAAGATTCAAGAAACGATTGGGAAAAAGATAGGCTTAGATGGAGAGTCGTGGAAGAACAAAAGTGTTGATGAGAAAGCATCGGacatttttaagattttgcGCAAAAAGAAGTTTGTTGTATTATTAGATGATCTATGGGAGAGGGTTGATTTGATCAAAGTGGGTATCCCTCTTCCAAGCGTAGAAGTCGgaggtaaaatagtctttacAACTCGTTCTCTTGATGTTTGTGGCCTCATGGAAGCTAACGGGAAGTTTAAAGTGGAATGTTTAATAGAAGAGGAAGCTTGGAAATTGTTTGAAGGAAAGGTTGGGAGAGAAACTCTTGATAGTGATCCTGGTATTTTGGAGTTGGCTAAACTTGTAGCCAAAGAATGTGGCGGTCTACCCCTTGCACTCATTACAATTGGTAGAGCCATGTCTTACAAAAAGACACCTGAAGAATGGAAATATGCAATTCAAGTGTTAAGGAGAGCCTCGTCTAAATTTCCAGGTATGCAGAAAGAGGTGTATCCCCTTCTGAAGTTTAGTTATGATTGTTTGCCTACTGACACAATCAGATCATGTCTTTTATATTGTAGTTTATTTCCAGAGGACTTTAGAATTATGAAAACAGACTTGATTGATTATTGGTTTTGTGAGAACTTTTTGGATATATATGATCCAAGTGAAGTACAGAACCATGGGTACGGCATTATTGGTGTTCTTGTTCGTGCTGGTTTATTGGAAGAAATAGAAGAGAGAGGAGTATATTTTGTAAAAATGCATGATGTGATCCGTGACATGGCTTTGTGGATAGCATGTGAAATTAAGGAGGAGCAGCAGAAATTTTTAGTTCAGGTGGGTGTTGGATTAACTAAAGCACCGAAGGTCAATGAATGGGAAGAGCTAAAGAGGATATCCTTGATGGAAAACAAAATTGAGGAATTATCAGTGACACCCACATGTCCTGATCTCTTGACTTTGTTTCTTAATAACAATGAGCTACGGATGATTAGTGGTAGCTTTTTTCAATTCATGCCTTCCCTCAAAGTCTTAAACCTATCAAATAATCACTCTTTAAAACAATTACCATCTGGGATTTCAAATTTGGTTTCACTGCAACATCTTGATCTATCAAGATCCGGAATAATAGAGTTACCAATGGAATTAAAAGCCTTAGTAAAGCTTAAATGTTTAAGCCTGGAGAATACACAGAGCCTACGAAAAATTCCAAGACAACTGATATCCCATTTTTTAGAATTACATATACTGAGAATGACTGGCTGCGGTTCTGATCAAGAAGTGGGAGAAGATAGTGTTTTGTCTGGTGGTGGAGAAAAATTGGTGGAGGAATTGCTTGGTTTGGAATCTTTAAATGTGCTGAGTATCACCTTAAAAAGTGGTCATGCACTCCAAACATTTCTGAGCTCCAACAAGTTTCAGAATTCTACTCATGGTCTAACGCTTGGACGCCTTGATGATTCTAAGATGCTCAATGTTTTGGCTTTAGCAGATCTCAAGCATCTTCAGAAACTAGATATTaaaaagtgtgaagatttggaAGAGTTGAAGATGGAGCATTTAATGGTAGGACAAAAAACAAGAGAACCTTACAATTTCTTCAGTCTTAGCATCGTTACAATAGCTGCTTGCTCTAGAATAAGAGACTTGACATGGCTGGTTTTTGTGCCAAATCTCAAGCAACTTTTTGTGATGGCTTGTAATAAGCTGGAAGAAATTATAAGCGATAGAAAATTAGGTGAAGAATTCCCGGAACTGATGGAAAATCTAAACCTTTTTGCAAAACTTCACTTTTTATGGATATTCCATCTACCAAATTTGAAGAGCATTTATTGGAAGGCCTTGCCCTTACCAAATCTGAGTAATTTTCATGTATTGGACTGCCCAAACCTTAGGAAGCTTCCACTTGATTCCAACAGTGCAAAGGGACAGAAAATCATTATAACTGGAGGAGGAAACTGGTGGGAAGGACTCGAATGGGAGAGTGAAGCTGCTCAAAATGCTTTTCTTCCTTGTTTCCAATCTTATTAA